The Tripterygium wilfordii isolate XIE 37 chromosome 21, ASM1340144v1, whole genome shotgun sequence genome segment GGATCTGGAACGGTTTAAATGCTTTCGTCGTGGACTCGTGCTTCCATTTAAACAAAACTAGCCCAGATTCAAAGAACAGAGGTGAAACAGCGCCTGCGGCAGAGCAGCCAGTCGAACAAGATAACCTAATTCCCTGCACGCACACACAGAATAGCGGTTATTGAGATGGACATCACGAGGCTTGCTCGAGGTCTTTCTGTAGAAAGTATGGAGATTGGGCTTAATTGGTCACTGAGAGTGGCGTGGATCGCTGGAATTTTTCCATTGTTAGTTGCTTCACTCCCTTCATCTCGTCTTAATCCTCTTTACGAACTCCTATTGGGATTCAGTAAGAGGGGCAAGATCATGCAATCTTCATCCTATGTAAGCCAAAAATACAGTCACTAAAGAACTTAAATTGAAAAATCAGAAgttaattttctttcattttgattGTTGTATAGAAGCTAAGTGTTCCGCAGCGATTCTTCCTCCATTTTTACTTACTGGGTGTGGCGTGGACGACAGTGTTATTGCTCACAACTTGGTATTATGCGAGTCAAGTGGCGCCTTTGGGTTCTGAGTCACTGAGTTTGTCCACGGCTGCGGGTCACCTGACTGGGTTATCGCATATCTCTTCGCTCTATAAGTCTCGGATTCACACTGCAGACAAAAGATACAAGGTCTGGGTATCTGTGTTTTTGCTTCTACTGATGGAAATGCAGGTTTTGAGGCGACTCTATGAGACACTCTATGTCTTTAAATACAGCAATTCAGCACGGATGCACATTTTTGGCTATCTAATGGGGATCTTGTGAGTTTCCGATTCATACTTAGCTTGCTTGGTGTTCTTTATTGTGTCTaaagattttcaattttgatgttGAGGGGTTAATCTTTATCTATTCTGATATATTATGGTGATTAGGGCCATTAGGCTTGTAAATTAAATTGATTCTGCCGCAGaaaattaaatacaaaataCTGGATAAAAGGCAGGTAACTACAGACCAAAATTTGTAAGGCATGTCTGTTCTTTTGTGAACATTTGACGAATAAGGTGAATATACAggatgtcaaagtgaagaaaaacTACGTGACTTCACTTGCTAATGTTTTAACCCCTGGGGTTTCCAGAGGAATGAAGATAATTCCGTCTTTTTTATCATGCTCATGTGTTAAGtctatttccttttgttttcatcatactTGTTAGTTGAAGATAACTAACAAGCTAATTGTTTTAAACAGTGTGTCATGTTTTTATCAAGCTCATGTGTTCACAAACTAATTATTCTTTTTGGTTCCTCATTTGTAGTTACTATACAGCTGCTCCCCTGTCACTCTGCACCTCTTTTGTACTGGTGGCTCTTAACTTCACACTTGATAAGTTAGCTGTGTTGAAATTGGCCTA includes the following:
- the LOC119989253 gene encoding polyprenol reductase 2-like isoform X1, with amino-acid sequence MDITRLARGLSVESMEIGLNWSLRVAWIAGIFPLLVASLPSSRLNPLYELLLGFSKRGKIMQSSSYKLSVPQRFFLHFYLLGVAWTTVLLLTTWYYASQVAPLGSESLSLSTAAGHLTGLSHISSLYKSRIHTADKRYKVWVSVFLLLLMEMQVLRRLYETLYVFKYSNSARMHIFGYLMGIFYYTAAPLSLCTSFVLVALNFTLDKLAVLKLAYQGVPSMEFDWWGYLRPLANLGWHQWAGAALFAWGWVHQWRCHAILGSLRKCREQSDEYVIPRGDWFEIVSSPHYLAEIVVYLGLLVASGGTDFTIWLLLGFVVANLAFAAAETHRWYLHKFEDYPSNRRVIFPFVY
- the LOC119989253 gene encoding polyprenol reductase 2-like isoform X2; this encodes MDITRLARGLSVESMEIGLNWSLRVAWIAGIFPLLVASLPSSRLNPLYELLLGFSKRGKIMQSSSYLSVPQRFFLHFYLLGVAWTTVLLLTTWYYASQVAPLGSESLSLSTAAGHLTGLSHISSLYKSRIHTADKRYKVWVSVFLLLLMEMQVLRRLYETLYVFKYSNSARMHIFGYLMGIFYYTAAPLSLCTSFVLVALNFTLDKLAVLKLAYQGVPSMEFDWWGYLRPLANLGWHQWAGAALFAWGWVHQWRCHAILGSLRKCREQSDEYVIPRGDWFEIVSSPHYLAEIVVYLGLLVASGGTDFTIWLLLGFVVANLAFAAAETHRWYLHKFEDYPSNRRVIFPFVY